Proteins from a single region of Echeneis naucrates chromosome 14, fEcheNa1.1, whole genome shotgun sequence:
- the ptrh2 gene encoding peptidyl-tRNA hydrolase 2, mitochondrial, with the protein MNLLYGQLSLGVAAGLGCGLLLGWHLRGRLCPASKGHKEAIENSTGEASVMGEGGEFKMILVVRNDLKMGKGKVAAQCSHAAVAAYKQVQRRNPELLKQWEYCGQPKVVVKAPDESTLIDLLGHAKEIGLPVSLIQDSGRTQIAPGSRTVLGIGPGPADVIDSVSGDLKLY; encoded by the coding sequence ATGAATTTGCTGTATGGACAGTTGAGCCTGGGTGTGGCAGCAGGACTGGGCTGTGGCCTCCTCCTGGGCTGGCATCTTCGGGGACGCCTCTGCCCGGCATCCAAAGGCCATAAGGAGGCAATAGAGAACAGTACCGGCGAGGCCAGTGTGatgggagaaggaggagaattcaaaatgattttagTGGTCCGTAATGACCTGAAGATGGGGAAAGGAAAGGTCGCTGCCCAGTGCTCCCATGCTGCTGTTGCAGCTTACAAGCAGGTCCAACGCAGGAACCCAGAGCTTCTCAAGCAGTGGGAGTACTGCGGCCAGCCCAAGGTGGTGGTGAAGGCTCCTGATGAGAGCACCCTGATTGATCTGCTGGGCCATGCCAAAGAAATAGGACTTCCTGTTAGCCTGATCCAGGACTCAGGAAGGACTCAAATTGCACCTGGATCTCGTACTGTGCTGGGTATTGGTCCAGGCCCGGCTGATGTGATTGATAGTGTTTCTGGAGACTTGAAGCTCTACTAG